The genomic region CCAAGCAAGTCTTTTAATGCTTCTTGAATATCCTTGGTATCTTTGATATCATACATTTCTATCATTTGGGCTATCAAAGTCTGTTTTGGCGTTAACTGCTTCTTTTTCATAATAAAGTCCTCCTGTTTTTAGTTTATCATAAAAAGATTTTTTTATTTACAGACTTTTTATCACAGGCTCAAGCTGCATGAATATGACTTAGCCATAAAATATTATAATATATTTCTATTGTCAGAGCCGGATGATATTGTATCAAAAACTAATTTAAGCGCTGTTTATTTTATAAAGAAAAATTATCAATTATCTGAGAAATATTATAAAGAATCTATAGAAGCAGGTAGTGAAACGGCGTTTAATAATCTCGCAGTTTTATACCATGAACAAAAAAAATGGGATTTAGCAGAGAAATATTATAAATTAGCAATTGAAACAGGAAATCTTGAAGCAATAGCTAATTTAGGCGATTGTTATTTTGAGCAAAAAAAATATGAATCAGCTAAAAAATATTACGAGATGAGTCTTGAGAATGAAACTAATAATAAAAAAGCAGAAATAATAAACAAATTACAAGAGATAAAGAAAGCAGAATATTAATTTAATAAGAGAAGGCATGAAGCAGTCTTGCTTTTAGGAATGATTTAGTCTTCAGTACAAGTCCGCTGTTTGGTGAGATCTCTCGTTATTAATTTTGTGTATTTTGCATATTTTCGGAGGAATATTTTCCCTGCAGTCATAATTCTAAAAAGACAGCAGGGATAGAATTCCAAATAATAATAATTTTTTCATATATTTTCTTTTGTTAAATTATTTTTTTGTTTCTTTTTCAGAGCTAACCAGTGCTTTACACTGTTTATCGCCGCTTTCTTTTTTACAATTTTTTTCAGCCTGTTTTTCTGCATCTTTCAGACTTTTATTTGAAGAACCTGAGTAAACTTTATTTGATTCTCCTTTAGCTAATGCGCCATAACCAGTTTGAAAGGCGTAGAAATAACAATTGGGATTATAAGTGCATCCACCGTTTACAAGAGCTGTATTTTCAGTAGATCTTTTTCGAAGTCCGTTCGAAGTTTTTCCTGTCTGACCTGTATCAGGATTATAGGAAACCGCTCCCCAATAGACATATCTGGCTTTTTCATCAGGGTAACCAATTAATGCAACATGGCATGTCTTTCCTGATTTTTGACACATAGCAACTGCCTTATTCCAAGCCTCACTTTGAGTATTAGAAGCCCCATAACCCCAGTTTTTCTCATCTTCAGAAATTGCTATTATCATATAAGTAGAACTTGCCCAAGTTGAGACACAATTGCTGCCGCAGCCTTTTAAGGCGGCTGCCTCTGCTTCTTCGCCATTTTTATAATTCCATGATGAGTAAAAAGCCCTTGTATGCGGATTAATTGCTATTCCTCCATAATAAGTAGTTCTGGTGCTGCCGGGACAATCTTGTCCAAAAGTAACATATCCTCCGTTAGGGCAAGTACATATTTGTGCTCCGCACCCTGCTAAAGATTGAATACTTAAAACTATAAATAACATTATAGTAAACAATAAAAGTTTTCTCATATGCTTCTCCTTTAAAAAAATTAATTAATTTTTTAACTATAAATAGATTATAATTCATTTACTGAATAAAAGCAATGAAATATTACTAGCATTAGAGTATTAAAAATGCAGCAGAAATGTGATGTTTAATCATGCTTAAACATTTTATGGGATTGTTTTTCATTGCAATAAAATTGAATTCAGGGTAAAATGAAGAATGAATTAATTAAGGAGTGCAGAGAAGAAAGTTAGGAATTCAGAACACAGATGAATTTTTAGATAACTGAAAAAGAAAAAATTAGGAGTGGTTATGTTTAAAGTTTTGTTAGAAGGAATTTTATGGATATTTATAGAAAGAAAAGCTATAAAAAAGACAATTAAAAATGGTAATGAAAAAATAAAAACTTTATTGACTGAAAAAAATGAAAGAATAGAAAAAGATCCGTATATTGAAATTATTAAATATAAGGAATTGTTAGATAGGGAAATTATTACAGAGGATGAATTTCAGTTAAAAAAGAAAGAGCTGTTGAATTTGTAATTTAGATGGTTGAAAGATAATAATTATATGACTAGAAGGCAGATGTGGTTTAGAGTGCAGTATGGCGGTATAATTAGTAGTTATAAGTTAACTCGCTTTGATAAGTGGTAATTATGAAAAATATAAGAATGATATAACTCTGAATTATTAATGACAATGTCACTGATTCCGGTAAAATTTACGAAATTAACTAAAAAATATTAAAAAGAAAAAAGAGGAGAAGAGAGTATGGAAAAATTTGAATATCAGGTTTTAGAGTTTGGAAGATCAAATTTTATATCTATGGCTATAAAAGATATCCAGCCAACATTGAATAAATTGGGAGCAGATGGCTGGGAAGCAGTAAGTACAGTAACAGTAAACCGCCATGAAGGAGCAACGCATCTGATAGTTTTTACGCTTAAACGAAAGATAATCTAAAAATTAAATACTATGCAAAGACGTTTTATGTTAAAGACATTCATATTCTCGAACAAGAGCAATAATATTAAACGAAAAAGTAAAGAATATATATTTTTAAAAGATATTCAGTCAGAGTATTCCTGTACGAAGCAGAGCTAATATTGAATATAAGTAAAATCCTGCCTTTTCAGATTCTGCTGTCTTGAAAGGCATTTTTTTTAATATAATTTTTTTGAAAAAATCATATATTATCCAAATGTAAAATAAAATTATAATTTATTTGAATAAATATTTATTTTAAATGTAAAAAATATGATATAATAAATTCAGAAAATGATCTTATATTCAGTATATGAGTATGGATTGAAAAGTAAACAAAGTAAGTAAAAAAACGTAATATAAATATAACCATATTAAATTTATGAAAGGTGGCTGGGCCAATGTACTAAAATTTCAAATAATACATTTTATCAAAAAAATTTTAGGAGTGATCGATTTGGGAATTACATACGGATTTAAAATAACCCCGCCTTTTTTTGCTTTACTATTTCAAAACAAAATAATAGTAAAGGATATTTTAATATGGAAAAAATTATTTGGAGAGTGGAATATACTTCACTTCCAAGAATAAAAAAATATTGTAAAAAGTGCGGAAGAAAAAGCGAATTTTTATCATCTAAATTATTTAGGGTAAATGCCAATCAGAAGAATCTCGATGTATGGCTTATTTATAACTGCTCAAATTGCAAAACTACATGGAAACAAGAGTTATTTTCAAGAGTGAAACACAATTATTTTTCCAATGAAATACTTGATAAATTTTCTGGAAATGATAGTGATTTAGCTCATTATTACACTATGGACTGTAATCATTTAGCAAAAGCAGGATTTGAAATATTGCCTCCGAGTTATACTTTAACAGGGAAACACATTGATATCTATACCAACAATGGTTTTAAGAATAATTTTGAAATACACCTGATATCGGATTATCAGTTTGATATTAAAGTAATATCTATTTTGAAAGATAAACTGAGGATTTCTAACAGCCGGTTAGATTATTTAATTAAAAATAACAAGATTTTTTGTAATATGAATAAGAAAATTAAAAAATGTAAATTACAAAAAGAACAGATAATATATTTGACATTATAGTCAATTAAAAAATGAGAGTCTTAATTTTAAGGCTCTCATTATCATATTTAAAAAATGAAAAATGCTGTTTTTTATTAGAATTCTTTTTACTTTAAGATAGTATTTTTAGAGTCGTTCCTAAACTGTATTGGTATCATTTAATTCAAATAAATTACCATCAGGGTCTCTAAAATAAACACAACGCATTCCCCAGTCTTCAATGTATTGCGGTTCACCTAAAAATTCCACACCCGCTGTTTTCAGTTTTTCGTAGTCTTCGTCTAAATTATCAGAAGGTATCACAGCCACAATAGTATCAGGCTGAGCCTTAGTATTCGGCTGCTTGTATCCCTCGAACATTGTCATATGATTCCCGTCAAAGATGGCAAAACATGGAGTTTCTCCTTCCTTCACAGCAAAAGATGTATACGGTCCGTTTCTGTCGCCCCAGGTTGCTGCTAATCCTAATTTCTGAGTGTAAAAATCAAAACATTCCCCGTAATTCCCCCGCACCAGAATTCGAACTGTCATTTCATTAAATCTCGTTTTATCAATCTCCTCTTTTATAGAATTCTGTATAAAATAAAAAAAATTTAGATAGATTCCAA from Sebaldella sp. S0638 harbors:
- a CDS encoding tetratricopeptide repeat protein, with product MSEPDDIVSKTNLSAVYFIKKNYQLSEKYYKESIEAGSETAFNNLAVLYHEQKKWDLAEKYYKLAIETGNLEAIANLGDCYFEQKKYESAKKYYEMSLENETNNKKAEIINKLQEIKKAEY
- a CDS encoding DUF4189 domain-containing protein, which translates into the protein MRKLLLFTIMLFIVLSIQSLAGCGAQICTCPNGGYVTFGQDCPGSTRTTYYGGIAINPHTRAFYSSWNYKNGEEAEAAALKGCGSNCVSTWASSTYMIIAISEDEKNWGYGASNTQSEAWNKAVAMCQKSGKTCHVALIGYPDEKARYVYWGAVSYNPDTGQTGKTSNGLRKRSTENTALVNGGCTYNPNCYFYAFQTGYGALAKGESNKVYSGSSNKSLKDAEKQAEKNCKKESGDKQCKALVSSEKETKK
- a CDS encoding SHOCT domain-containing protein: MFKVLLEGILWIFIERKAIKKTIKNGNEKIKTLLTEKNERIEKDPYIEIIKYKELLDREIITEDEFQLKKKELLNL
- a CDS encoding DUF4177 domain-containing protein; this encodes MEKFEYQVLEFGRSNFISMAIKDIQPTLNKLGADGWEAVSTVTVNRHEGATHLIVFTLKRKII
- a CDS encoding DUF1062 domain-containing protein translates to MEKIIWRVEYTSLPRIKKYCKKCGRKSEFLSSKLFRVNANQKNLDVWLIYNCSNCKTTWKQELFSRVKHNYFSNEILDKFSGNDSDLAHYYTMDCNHLAKAGFEILPPSYTLTGKHIDIYTNNGFKNNFEIHLISDYQFDIKVISILKDKLRISNSRLDYLIKNNKIFCNMNKKIKKCKLQKEQIIYLTL
- a CDS encoding VOC family protein; translated protein: MTVRILVRGNYGECFDFYTQKLGLAATWGDRNGPYTSFAVKEGETPCFAIFDGNHMTMFEGYKQPNTKAQPDTIVAVIPSDNLDEDYEKLKTAGVEFLGEPQYIEDWGMRCVYFRDPDGNLFELNDTNTV